One window of the Candidatus Binatus sp. genome contains the following:
- a CDS encoding YgcG family protein, producing the protein MLVLLMLFAAPSFAAEPKFPELTGRVVDDAGILDPSTTSQLTEMLAHHEQTTGQQVVVVTLPTLQGYPIEDFGYQLGRHWGIGQKGKNTGAMLIVAPAEHKVRIEVGYGLEGTLTDAISRTIIEQDVVPNFKRGDFNAGVLAATASIVKVLGGDASIGSEATSPRVSNDNNLNSMIPILAVILMILLMIRSRLGNRNSVVRRMGRSYGNDPWRGGGGGFSGGSGGGGFSGGGGSFGGGGASGSW; encoded by the coding sequence ATGCTCGTGCTGTTGATGTTGTTCGCAGCGCCGAGTTTTGCCGCCGAGCCGAAGTTTCCTGAACTCACCGGCCGCGTCGTGGATGATGCCGGCATCCTCGATCCTTCGACTACGAGCCAGCTCACCGAAATGCTGGCGCATCACGAGCAGACGACCGGCCAGCAAGTCGTCGTCGTCACCCTGCCGACGCTGCAAGGCTATCCGATCGAGGATTTCGGATATCAACTCGGTCGTCATTGGGGTATCGGCCAGAAAGGCAAGAACACTGGCGCGATGCTGATCGTCGCGCCGGCCGAACACAAGGTTCGCATCGAAGTCGGCTACGGACTCGAAGGCACTCTTACCGACGCGATCAGCCGCACCATCATCGAGCAGGATGTGGTGCCCAACTTTAAGCGCGGCGATTTCAACGCTGGCGTGCTCGCCGCGACCGCATCGATCGTGAAAGTGCTTGGCGGCGACGCCTCGATCGGCAGTGAAGCGACCTCGCCGCGAGTCTCGAACGATAACAATCTCAATTCAATGATCCCGATCCTCGCCGTGATCTTGATGATTTTGCTGATGATCCGGAGCCGCTTGGGAAATCGGAACAGCGTTGTTCGACGGATGGGTCGTTCATACGGCAATGACCCCTGGAGAGGCGGCGGTGGCGGATTTTCAGGCGGCAGCGGCGGCGGTGGATTCTCGGGTGGCGGGGGTTCATTCGGCGGCGGCGGCGCTTCGGGAAGTTGGTGA
- a CDS encoding amidase, whose protein sequence is MPIQFKSATDLIAMLKARELSSLELLDLQLARVKAHNDNLNAVIALDADNARHAARRADEERARGHASGALHGLPLTIKDSWEVVGMPATCGIDALANHRPARDADAIARFRSAGAIFFGKTNLPTGAADHQSYNALFGLTRNPWNVERTVGGSSGGAAAALASGFTPLELGSDIGGSIRCPAHFNGVYGHKPSYGIVPMRGHIPPPPGSLSDFELGVGGPLARSAYDLELAMDLLASPAELDQTAWSLRIPASRHEKLSDFRVAMWADAKHYTIDARCLQAMEEYANDLRRAGVKVDDKARPEIDPVDSYDVYLNILIAVMAAGMPPIPDTFAPDDRSYAARFARAGRLSYQEFARHAEKREHISRAWRAFFEKYDVLLCPIMPTVAFPHDTSSIEEGGQFTRTLLVDGKPRPYLDNLQWPGLITVANLPATAVPTGRIVDGMPTGLQIAGPYLEDRTTLRFAQLAEKEFGGFVRPPVFRD, encoded by the coding sequence ATGCCCATCCAATTCAAATCGGCGACCGATCTGATCGCGATGCTCAAGGCGCGGGAATTGAGCTCGCTCGAACTGCTCGATCTTCAGCTTGCGCGCGTCAAGGCTCACAACGACAACCTGAATGCCGTGATCGCGCTCGACGCCGACAATGCGCGGCACGCTGCACGGCGCGCGGATGAGGAGCGGGCGAGAGGTCATGCGTCGGGCGCGCTGCACGGGCTGCCATTGACGATCAAGGATTCGTGGGAAGTCGTGGGGATGCCGGCGACGTGCGGAATCGATGCGCTCGCGAATCATCGGCCGGCCCGCGATGCCGACGCGATTGCGCGCTTCCGTTCCGCCGGCGCGATTTTCTTCGGCAAGACCAACCTCCCGACCGGCGCCGCCGATCATCAGTCCTACAACGCGCTGTTTGGGCTGACGCGAAATCCGTGGAACGTCGAGCGCACGGTCGGTGGATCGTCCGGTGGCGCGGCTGCCGCGCTGGCGTCAGGTTTTACTCCGCTTGAATTGGGCAGCGATATCGGCGGTTCGATTCGATGCCCTGCTCATTTCAACGGCGTGTACGGCCACAAGCCGAGCTATGGAATCGTGCCGATGCGCGGCCACATTCCACCGCCGCCGGGGTCCCTGAGCGACTTTGAACTGGGCGTCGGCGGTCCGCTCGCGCGCAGCGCTTACGATCTGGAATTGGCGATGGACCTGCTCGCATCGCCGGCGGAACTCGATCAAACTGCGTGGTCGCTGAGAATTCCGGCGAGCCGCCACGAGAAGCTCAGCGATTTCCGGGTCGCGATGTGGGCCGACGCGAAGCACTACACGATCGATGCGCGCTGCCTGCAGGCGATGGAGGAATATGCAAACGATCTTCGCCGCGCCGGCGTGAAGGTCGATGACAAGGCGCGCCCGGAGATCGATCCCGTCGACAGCTACGACGTCTATCTCAACATCCTGATCGCCGTGATGGCCGCTGGCATGCCGCCGATTCCAGACACCTTTGCGCCCGACGATCGGAGCTATGCCGCACGATTCGCACGCGCCGGCCGACTGAGTTACCAGGAGTTCGCGCGCCACGCCGAGAAGCGCGAGCATATCAGCCGCGCGTGGCGCGCCTTCTTCGAAAAGTACGACGTCCTGCTATGCCCAATCATGCCGACCGTCGCGTTTCCTCATGACACGTCGAGCATCGAGGAAGGCGGGCAGTTCACGCGAACGCTGCTCGTCGATGGCAAGCCGCGCCCCTATCTCGACAACCTTCAATGGCCCGGGCTTATCACGGTTGCAAACTTGCCGGCGACGGCGGTGCCGACCGGCCGCATCGTCGATGGGATGCCGACCGGCTTGCAAATCGCGGGACCGTATCTCGAGGATCGCACGACGCTTCGCTTCGCGCAGTTGGCGGAAAAGGAATTCGGCGGATTCGTTCGTCCGCCGGTATTTCGCGATTAG
- a CDS encoding thaumatin family protein: MNRLIRYFSQCAIMIVALLLISSLSSNSRDALAAAPTTHEINFANNCPQPIWIAAFSKVQDVTPAHGWELAPSCNAASANPCPGSGSKCVNSQCSCPAAAASNTTNCYGAACVAGATGKFHCATETSLLVPAAYPSARIWGRTGCTGSGANLSCDTGDCGGKLDCFGVGTANRATLFEMSLAGLSGQDNYDVSLVSGYNVPLTVQAVPPTDTLGWKPSSPYHNGQGGLKQSVITASAGSFEWLFNDATGSATTANSGTVVPKFSTVLGGNVPDPSTSTSPYKLAWRTTTSTCQTGACSYSQTAPDPLLTTCPAVLRVTDSSLSCTAASDCPRKAPCSGGHCVTACDSPDDYCAGAGAGTPTCSAQNNSFFLCANKLTTERDPFGNPINLVSANAGTPICFSADDCAPGTKCIFNPTFTAASKITFPAGAGVCVPGNGTIPQNGACTSTADDGKVCPSASFIFPFPGYKCGTLTNDGSGAQLTFCVPPITATATGNAAFGELVWNADNFTATATTCTSDSGCATGQYCLEKTVRKFPASGAVQAQAVTECSGASDPEGCVCNDVKSCSSNSDCTASTNCLNKQGLACTGGQCICQVNSVYTGVCGAVNQNWTNANNQIKTGSNNYISIFKAACPSAYSYQFDDTSSDWSCTNTTNLLVNYTVSFCGNGGKGL; the protein is encoded by the coding sequence ATGAATCGTCTTATTCGCTACTTCAGCCAATGCGCAATCATGATCGTCGCCCTGCTCTTGATATCAAGCCTGTCATCGAATAGTCGCGATGCGCTCGCAGCGGCGCCGACTACCCACGAGATCAATTTTGCCAATAACTGCCCGCAACCAATCTGGATCGCCGCTTTCAGCAAAGTCCAGGACGTGACGCCCGCCCATGGATGGGAACTGGCCCCATCATGCAACGCCGCCTCGGCCAATCCGTGTCCGGGATCCGGTTCGAAATGCGTAAACAGCCAGTGTAGCTGTCCCGCCGCGGCGGCTAGCAACACGACAAATTGCTACGGCGCCGCTTGTGTTGCGGGTGCGACTGGCAAGTTTCATTGCGCGACCGAGACTTCGCTGCTGGTACCAGCCGCGTATCCTAGCGCCCGGATTTGGGGACGCACCGGCTGTACCGGGTCGGGCGCGAACCTTAGCTGCGACACCGGCGACTGCGGTGGGAAACTGGACTGCTTCGGCGTCGGTACTGCCAATCGCGCGACACTATTTGAGATGAGTCTGGCGGGTCTGAGCGGTCAGGATAACTACGATGTAAGTCTCGTCAGTGGATATAATGTGCCGCTTACCGTGCAGGCGGTGCCACCGACTGACACTCTTGGCTGGAAACCCAGCAGCCCTTATCACAACGGGCAAGGCGGCTTGAAGCAATCGGTAATCACCGCCTCAGCGGGCTCCTTCGAGTGGTTGTTCAATGACGCCACCGGCAGCGCGACCACAGCTAATAGCGGAACCGTAGTGCCGAAATTTTCGACAGTGCTCGGCGGCAACGTGCCAGACCCTTCGACTTCCACTTCGCCCTATAAGCTGGCCTGGCGCACCACGACTTCCACCTGCCAGACCGGCGCTTGCAGTTACTCTCAAACGGCGCCCGATCCTTTGCTGACGACCTGCCCCGCGGTGCTGAGGGTTACTGACTCGAGTCTTAGCTGCACCGCCGCGAGCGATTGCCCCCGTAAGGCGCCATGTTCCGGCGGTCATTGTGTAACCGCCTGCGATTCGCCCGATGACTACTGCGCGGGAGCTGGAGCTGGTACGCCTACCTGCAGCGCACAGAACAATTCTTTCTTCCTATGCGCGAACAAGCTGACCACGGAACGCGATCCATTCGGCAATCCGATCAATTTAGTATCGGCGAATGCCGGCACGCCAATCTGCTTTTCCGCCGACGATTGCGCGCCCGGCACCAAGTGCATCTTCAATCCGACCTTCACCGCCGCAAGCAAGATCACTTTTCCAGCCGGCGCCGGAGTCTGCGTCCCTGGCAACGGAACCATCCCGCAGAACGGCGCATGCACCAGCACAGCCGATGATGGCAAGGTGTGCCCGTCGGCAAGCTTTATTTTTCCGTTTCCCGGCTATAAGTGCGGCACGCTTACCAATGACGGCTCAGGCGCACAGCTAACCTTCTGCGTACCTCCTATAACCGCGACAGCCACAGGTAACGCCGCCTTCGGAGAGTTAGTTTGGAACGCTGACAACTTCACGGCGACTGCAACCACCTGCACTTCCGACAGCGGATGCGCCACCGGCCAGTATTGCCTCGAAAAGACCGTTCGCAAATTTCCGGCGAGCGGCGCCGTCCAGGCGCAAGCCGTCACCGAATGCTCGGGCGCAAGCGATCCCGAGGGATGCGTCTGCAACGACGTGAAATCCTGCTCGAGTAACTCCGACTGTACCGCCAGCACGAATTGCTTGAACAAACAGGGGCTGGCGTGCACCGGGGGACAATGCATCTGCCAGGTCAACTCGGTTTATACCGGCGTCTGCGGGGCCGTGAACCAAAACTGGACCAACGCCAATAATCAAATCAAGACCGGCAGCAACAATTACATTTCGATCTTCAAGGCTGCCTGCCCGAGCGCCTATTCGTACCAGTTCGACGATACCTCGAGCGATTGGAGCTGCACGAACACCACGAACCTACTGGTGAACTACACCGTCTCTTTCTGCGGAAACGGCGGCAAGGGATTGTGA
- a CDS encoding MFS transporter: MTARERRGWIIVGAIFVTMFFIWGAINSGAVFFVPVLKHFGWTRAKLSVALSIGWVTGGAAGPFIGWLADRIDPKKMMVTGATITGLLWLALSRANSFGEFLVINGLFGICVGASTSIPVSLLIANWFEHRRGLAMGIAFSGSTLGGAVMTIVASHAIVTSGWRVGYVTLALPILLIVVPLIVFFVRNRNSTEGRESADAASAVPGVQVDSASYELPGLELSQATRTRSFWLICAAQFFAGSSLGLGPHFVAYLTGVGYSPTFSATVVSIYLLMTTAGMLLGGPLADRFTSRIALTSTYTLASLGTAALLAAAHPIALAVSVLGAGFAGGALAVQTPLVMIESLGVRRLGSVLGVTGIFYTIGAAISPIATGRIFDVTGSYSMAIGSFVVFLMVCAFAIFRCRPLGHEQLLFETPAPSRAA; encoded by the coding sequence ATGACAGCTCGGGAAAGGCGGGGATGGATCATCGTCGGCGCGATTTTCGTCACGATGTTTTTCATCTGGGGCGCGATCAATTCCGGCGCGGTGTTCTTCGTGCCCGTGCTCAAACACTTCGGATGGACGCGCGCGAAGTTGTCCGTGGCGCTGTCGATCGGATGGGTGACCGGCGGCGCGGCGGGCCCGTTCATCGGATGGCTCGCCGACCGAATCGATCCCAAAAAGATGATGGTCACCGGCGCCACGATTACCGGCCTGCTATGGCTCGCGCTCAGCCGCGCGAACAGTTTCGGAGAATTCCTCGTAATCAACGGCCTGTTTGGAATTTGCGTCGGCGCTTCGACCTCCATTCCGGTTTCGCTGTTGATTGCGAACTGGTTCGAGCATCGGCGCGGCCTTGCGATGGGTATCGCGTTTTCCGGCAGCACGCTCGGCGGCGCAGTCATGACGATCGTCGCAAGCCACGCAATCGTAACGAGCGGCTGGCGCGTCGGTTATGTGACGTTGGCATTGCCGATCCTGCTGATAGTGGTCCCGTTGATCGTGTTTTTTGTCCGCAATCGAAACTCGACCGAAGGGCGCGAGTCGGCCGACGCCGCCAGCGCGGTGCCGGGCGTTCAGGTCGATAGCGCGTCGTACGAACTGCCCGGATTGGAGCTATCGCAGGCGACCAGGACTCGATCGTTCTGGCTGATCTGCGCGGCGCAGTTTTTTGCCGGCTCGTCACTTGGCCTGGGGCCTCACTTCGTCGCCTATCTGACCGGCGTTGGCTATAGCCCGACCTTCTCGGCGACGGTGGTGAGCATCTACTTGCTGATGACTACTGCCGGGATGCTGCTAGGCGGTCCGCTCGCCGATCGCTTCACCTCGAGGATAGCGTTAACGAGCACCTACACGCTCGCATCGCTAGGAACGGCTGCACTGCTGGCGGCGGCGCATCCTATCGCGCTGGCGGTAAGCGTTCTTGGTGCGGGCTTTGCCGGGGGCGCGCTAGCAGTGCAGACGCCGCTAGTCATGATCGAATCACTGGGAGTCAGGCGGCTTGGCTCGGTGCTGGGTGTCACCGGAATCTTCTACACCATCGGCGCCGCGATAAGCCCAATCGCGACCGGTCGCATCTTCGATGTGACCGGCAGCTATAGTATGGCGATTGGGTCCTTCGTGGTGTTCCTGATGGTATGCGCGTTCGCGATATTCCGATGCCGTCCGCTTGGTCACGAGCAGTTACTTTTCGAGACCCCCGCGCCGTCGCGCGCGGCTTAG
- a CDS encoding alpha/beta hydrolase gives MSIRIVAASTLFAIIMIVAAGCSSSAGYSTQAAAATPVPSPTPASLAGYAQPDLGGEHVSFTTSDGVLLRGHLYGRGATGVILAHMYPADQSDWTDFAKVLADHGYQALTFDFRGFTESEGRSGTEFADRDLLAAYEFMRPRVPTIFFAGASLGAEAAILVAVGNPVAGVICISVPSSFGGLDVSQAVREVKAPILFVTSTGDALVAGQPEILYKSAKAPKSFQSLPGSAHGTAILHGPHSQELQSLMLRFIAANQPHASANEDRQ, from the coding sequence GTGTCGATACGCATTGTCGCCGCCTCGACGCTCTTTGCGATCATCATGATCGTCGCGGCCGGATGCTCCAGTTCGGCTGGTTACTCGACGCAAGCCGCCGCGGCGACGCCGGTCCCATCGCCGACACCGGCAAGTCTCGCCGGCTACGCGCAGCCGGATTTAGGCGGCGAGCATGTGTCATTCACCACTTCGGACGGCGTGCTGCTGCGCGGGCATCTCTATGGTCGCGGCGCGACGGGAGTGATCCTGGCGCACATGTACCCCGCCGATCAGTCGGACTGGACCGACTTTGCGAAAGTGCTCGCCGATCACGGCTATCAGGCGCTCACCTTCGACTTTCGTGGCTTCACCGAATCCGAAGGAAGATCGGGCACCGAGTTTGCCGATCGCGATTTGCTCGCGGCCTACGAATTCATGCGTCCGCGCGTCCCGACGATTTTCTTCGCCGGCGCAAGCCTCGGCGCCGAGGCTGCGATTCTCGTCGCGGTGGGAAACCCGGTAGCCGGCGTCATCTGCATTTCTGTGCCGTCTAGTTTCGGCGGTCTCGACGTCAGTCAGGCCGTGCGGGAAGTGAAGGCGCCGATACTGTTCGTGACTTCGACCGGCGATGCGCTCGTGGCGGGTCAGCCGGAGATCCTTTACAAGTCAGCGAAGGCGCCGAAGTCATTTCAATCCTTGCCGGGCAGCGCTCACGGCACCGCGATTCTTCACGGCCCGCACAGTCAGGAGTTGCAGAGCCTGATGCTCCGATTTATCGCCGCGAATCAACCGCACGCATCGGCTAATGAAGATCGTCAGTAA
- a CDS encoding NHL repeat-containing protein, giving the protein MSKQSKVALWLFSAVLLASAGCGNDGGGAGPVSSSSQSLIAPNGNSSTVTFYRSKSSGDAKPRKTLTGSNTTLDNPQDVYVDSAGAVYVANDQTNPPTENSNGSIAVFAAKSFGDTAPTRTIVGDNTRLQNPEGVIVDSAGQIYVANAGGNTICVYPAGSNGDAEPILSINGPATGLRMPEDVALDQAGDLFVANTAANSITEYAPGANGNAAFIARIYGLSTSLKSPDALAFDASGNLYVANFEGDSITIYPPNSNGDVPPSAIISGTATGIDGPGGLAIDRKGNLLVSSSLNNSILTFTSGASGDVAPVAVLAGSATALDLPFGIALKL; this is encoded by the coding sequence TTGAGCAAACAATCGAAGGTGGCGCTCTGGCTGTTCTCGGCAGTCCTGCTCGCGAGCGCGGGATGCGGCAACGACGGGGGCGGCGCAGGCCCGGTATCGTCGTCATCGCAGAGTCTGATCGCGCCTAACGGCAACAGCAGCACAGTGACATTCTATCGGTCGAAGTCGAGCGGCGATGCGAAGCCGCGCAAAACGCTGACCGGGTCGAACACCACGCTCGACAATCCCCAGGACGTCTATGTGGATTCGGCCGGGGCGGTGTACGTCGCCAACGATCAGACAAATCCCCCGACCGAGAACTCCAATGGCAGCATCGCGGTGTTCGCCGCCAAGAGCTTCGGCGATACGGCTCCGACTCGAACGATCGTTGGCGATAACACGCGCTTGCAAAACCCCGAAGGTGTGATCGTTGACTCTGCGGGGCAGATCTACGTCGCGAACGCCGGCGGTAACACGATTTGCGTGTATCCAGCCGGCAGCAACGGCGACGCGGAGCCGATTCTCTCGATCAACGGACCTGCAACTGGATTGAGGATGCCCGAAGACGTCGCGCTCGATCAGGCCGGCGACCTCTTTGTCGCAAACACCGCGGCTAACTCGATTACCGAGTATGCACCCGGCGCAAACGGCAATGCGGCCTTCATCGCTCGCATCTATGGCCTCAGCACGAGCCTTAAGTCGCCCGACGCCCTTGCCTTCGACGCGTCCGGCAATTTGTACGTCGCGAATTTTGAGGGCGACAGCATCACCATCTACCCGCCCAACTCGAACGGCGATGTTCCACCGAGCGCAATAATCAGCGGCACCGCAACTGGAATCGATGGACCGGGCGGCCTCGCTATCGATCGCAAAGGCAATCTGCTCGTCTCGAGCAGCCTCAACAACAGCATCCTTACTTTTACTTCGGGTGCAAGCGGCGACGTCGCCCCGGTCGCGGTTCTTGCGGGTTCCGCGACTGCTCTCGACCTCCCATTTGGCATCGCTCTTAAGCTGTAG
- a CDS encoding ABC transporter permease, translating into MVAKLVPLVLRNLGRNRRRTLLTILSIGVSIFVFAALASLPMLVDQILRDRANSLRVITHSKVSVMYQLPVAYLHQVKSVPHVEAVSAYTLFLATYRDPSVQLPAIAVTPENFRQIWPDWGLSEATEQKFLESRSACMVTRALMRQYGWKIGDNVILHGTMYPIDLQIKIVGEVGDRAPGVVIIFRSDYLDELIGRPGKVNIIWSKIDSSHSTQQVMADIDRMFANSADETQTETETAMVKNRVGEMSLMINGAKALAAIVIFAIALVAANTAAMAVRERRGEIAVMRAIGFSRDSIVVAILGEGVAIGILGGLVGCAMARAGFVALPYLAAELGPIALQLKMSARVLISSFAVATIIGAASSLVPAFTATRGSVARSLRPVG; encoded by the coding sequence ATGGTCGCGAAGCTGGTACCGCTGGTACTGCGAAATCTTGGGCGGAATAGGCGCCGCACTCTCCTGACGATCCTGTCGATCGGAGTGTCGATTTTTGTGTTTGCGGCGCTCGCCAGCCTGCCGATGCTGGTCGATCAGATCCTGCGCGATCGCGCCAACTCGCTCCGCGTCATTACGCACAGCAAGGTCAGCGTGATGTACCAGTTGCCGGTCGCATACCTGCATCAAGTAAAATCCGTTCCGCATGTCGAGGCCGTTTCTGCTTACACGCTCTTCCTTGCCACCTACCGCGATCCAAGCGTGCAACTGCCGGCTATCGCAGTGACTCCCGAGAATTTTCGGCAAATCTGGCCGGACTGGGGCCTCAGCGAAGCTACTGAACAGAAGTTCCTCGAGTCGCGTTCCGCCTGCATGGTCACGCGCGCGCTGATGCGCCAGTACGGCTGGAAGATCGGCGACAACGTAATTCTGCACGGCACCATGTATCCGATCGACCTGCAAATAAAAATCGTCGGCGAAGTCGGCGATCGCGCGCCGGGCGTCGTGATCATTTTTCGCAGCGACTATCTCGACGAACTGATAGGACGCCCGGGCAAGGTCAACATCATCTGGTCGAAGATCGATAGTTCGCATTCGACGCAGCAGGTGATGGCGGATATCGATCGGATGTTCGCGAATTCGGCCGATGAAACTCAAACCGAGACCGAAACTGCGATGGTCAAGAACCGCGTTGGCGAAATGAGTCTGATGATCAACGGGGCGAAGGCGCTGGCCGCGATCGTCATTTTCGCGATCGCGCTGGTCGCCGCCAATACGGCTGCGATGGCGGTGCGCGAGCGGCGCGGCGAAATCGCGGTGATGCGCGCGATTGGTTTCTCCCGCGATTCGATCGTCGTCGCGATCCTGGGCGAGGGCGTCGCGATCGGGATACTCGGCGGACTGGTTGGATGCGCGATGGCGCGGGCGGGATTCGTCGCACTGCCGTATCTCGCGGCAGAACTCGGCCCGATTGCGCTGCAGCTCAAGATGTCGGCGCGGGTGCTGATCAGCAGCTTCGCGGTGGCTACGATCATCGGCGCGGCCAGTTCGCTGGTGCCGGCTTTCACCGCGACTCGCGGCAGCGTCGCGCGCTCGCTACGCCCGGTCGGTTGA
- a CDS encoding phosphotransferase family protein: MEYSKQLGAITDAQIQQALNHFNLGELLRAEPVPFGLFGQNVFVTSTAGQYVLRGAPHTPSQFPAEQYYTGELHRRTSVPVSWPYLIDESRAIFGWSYVLMPRMPGINVDDREVRGRLSDTDRIAIARAMAENLVAMQSLTHSETGRWDLATNTIRPFDLEHEIAWWFPRAPLDQDETRRIGSAEQIEGLIRTFARRSKAADHGEDLDWVERVLAAAHDALRILFEPCFVMEDYKLGNVVLSDTAGRWRVSGVFDLAGSYFGDGESDLSRTVASYLDENASLAREFLLTYLKLRPARDGFAERFRAYMLHDRLIIWDYVQRHEPEVAAKMGSLRDWAERYVEALAGLY, encoded by the coding sequence ATGGAATATTCGAAGCAACTAGGCGCAATAACTGATGCGCAAATCCAGCAGGCGTTGAACCACTTCAACCTGGGCGAGTTGCTGCGAGCAGAACCTGTTCCGTTCGGATTGTTCGGACAGAATGTTTTCGTGACTAGCACGGCGGGCCAGTACGTGCTGCGGGGCGCGCCGCATACTCCGTCGCAGTTTCCAGCCGAGCAGTACTACACTGGCGAACTGCATCGCCGGACGTCGGTTCCAGTCTCGTGGCCCTACCTGATCGATGAGTCGCGGGCGATCTTTGGCTGGAGCTACGTGCTTATGCCGCGGATGCCGGGAATCAACGTGGACGATCGCGAAGTGCGCGGCCGGCTGTCAGACACGGACCGAATCGCGATCGCGCGCGCGATGGCCGAAAACCTGGTTGCGATGCAATCTCTCACTCATAGCGAGACCGGCCGCTGGGATTTAGCGACGAACACGATCCGGCCGTTCGACCTGGAGCATGAGATCGCGTGGTGGTTTCCGCGTGCGCCGCTCGATCAGGATGAGACGCGACGGATCGGCAGCGCCGAACAAATCGAAGGACTGATCAGAACTTTTGCGCGGCGCTCGAAAGCCGCCGACCATGGCGAGGACCTGGACTGGGTCGAACGAGTTCTCGCCGCCGCGCACGACGCTCTGCGAATTTTGTTCGAGCCGTGCTTCGTGATGGAGGATTACAAGCTCGGCAACGTCGTCTTGAGCGATACAGCGGGGCGATGGCGCGTGAGCGGTGTGTTCGATTTGGCGGGCTCGTACTTCGGCGACGGCGAAAGCGATCTTTCGCGGACGGTTGCCAGCTATCTCGATGAGAACGCATCGCTCGCGCGCGAATTCCTGCTGACTTACCTGAAGCTGCGACCGGCGCGCGACGGATTCGCCGAGCGATTTCGCGCATACATGCTGCACGATCGGCTGATCATTTGGGATTACGTGCAGCGGCATGAGCCTGAGGTTGCGGCGAAGATGGGTTCGCTGCGCGATTGGGCTGAAAGATACGTCGAGGCGCTGGCCGGACTTTACTGA
- a CDS encoding LemA family protein, producing the protein MRSRQLKPLSYFLICIAALLAVEGCGINRLPTFDEQVKAAWSEVLNQYQRRADLIPNLVETVKGYAKQEQQVLTQVVEARAKATQMQLPPDILSNPEKFHEFEQNQGALTGALGRLLVVTENYPALKSDQNFLALQSQLEGTENRIAVARRDYILAVQAYNTELRTFPGRIVASIVYPSLKVRETFSISEQAKQAPTVKF; encoded by the coding sequence ATGCGATCGAGGCAACTTAAGCCCCTCTCCTACTTTCTGATTTGCATCGCCGCGCTGCTCGCCGTCGAAGGATGCGGCATCAACCGATTGCCGACTTTCGACGAGCAAGTGAAGGCGGCGTGGAGCGAAGTTCTCAATCAGTACCAGCGCCGCGCAGATCTGATTCCGAACCTGGTCGAGACGGTGAAGGGTTATGCAAAGCAGGAACAGCAGGTGCTGACGCAAGTAGTTGAGGCGCGCGCGAAGGCGACTCAGATGCAACTGCCTCCGGATATCCTGTCGAATCCGGAGAAGTTCCACGAGTTCGAGCAAAACCAGGGCGCGTTGACCGGCGCGCTCGGACGACTGCTGGTGGTGACGGAAAATTATCCTGCGCTGAAATCGGACCAGAATTTTCTGGCGCTGCAATCGCAACTCGAAGGCACCGAGAATCGAATCGCAGTGGCGCGCCGCGATTACATCCTCGCGGTGCAGGCGTACAACACCGAGCTGAGGACGTTTCCGGGGCGCATCGTGGCGTCGATCGTTTACCCGAGCCTGAAAGTTCGCGAGACGTTCAGCATCAGCGAGCAGGCGAAGCAGGCGCCGACGGTCAAATTCTGA